A part of Fervidobacterium thailandense genomic DNA contains:
- a CDS encoding RnfABCDGE type electron transport complex subunit D: MMQRMLIALLPIYAFSIFAYGPYVVLLSLVVFATGIFVEYLFESRKKKPVSEAVLVTCMLLTLAMPPRVPVWLVVIATVFAVVFGKEAYGGFGRNVFNPAITGRLFVYITFPLLMTKGWVKPSPFGVDSVTSATPLEIMRQGGHVGILELLLGWRAGSIGEAPIFLIIVSAVYLIVTKTASWRIITSTLGSAFLLTLILDLLNVPSALPTLPAILSGSLFFVAVFMATDPISAPKKTISHWYYGVIVGVSGVIIRTFSLFPEGWSFAVLLGNTFAPLLDEVLKEKKKPSAKKVTT, from the coding sequence ATGATGCAACGGATGTTGATCGCACTGCTACCCATCTACGCGTTCTCCATCTTTGCCTACGGACCCTACGTAGTCTTGCTCTCCTTAGTTGTGTTCGCAACTGGCATCTTTGTCGAGTACCTTTTCGAATCCCGCAAAAAGAAGCCCGTCAGTGAAGCTGTTCTCGTCACATGTATGTTGCTAACTTTGGCGATGCCACCACGCGTGCCCGTGTGGTTGGTCGTTATTGCTACCGTTTTTGCCGTAGTTTTCGGAAAGGAAGCCTATGGAGGTTTCGGAAGAAACGTCTTCAATCCCGCGATAACTGGCAGGTTGTTCGTTTACATTACCTTTCCACTTCTCATGACGAAGGGTTGGGTCAAGCCATCACCATTCGGCGTTGATTCGGTTACGAGTGCAACACCGTTAGAGATAATGAGGCAGGGTGGGCACGTTGGGATTCTGGAACTCCTCCTTGGGTGGCGCGCCGGTTCGATAGGTGAAGCTCCGATATTTTTGATAATCGTGTCCGCCGTTTATCTGATAGTCACCAAAACCGCAAGTTGGAGGATAATCACTTCTACCTTAGGATCCGCGTTCTTGTTAACGCTAATCCTCGACCTGTTAAACGTTCCAAGCGCCTTGCCGACTCTTCCCGCGATTCTTTCTGGCAGTTTGTTTTTCGTTGCTGTCTTCATGGCTACCGACCCGATTTCGGCCCCGAAGAAGACGATTTCCCACTGGTACTACGGTGTCATCGTCGGCGTCTCCGGTGTAATCATTCGAACATTTTCGCTTTTCCCAGAGGGATGGAGCTTTGCTGTGCTTTTGGGCAACACGTTTGCCCCGTTGCTCGATGAAGTTCTAAAGGAAAAGAAAAAACCTTCCGCAAAGAAGGTGACAACATGA
- a CDS encoding FMN-binding protein, which produces MKVDKESKLYTVIFSFAVTFIFVFVLALLNTLTASMVQKNQEFFKIRAVLNALGIPYNSYDDAKDKFQRLEKLKWNGSEIFVHTDDGKKVYAIIFHGSGLWGPIDGVLAVAEDLETIVGLDFISQNETPGLGGRIEEKWFKDQFKGERAPQKLEISVSKTVDDKGDGKVDAISGATLTSKALEKILNAALETLRTSLNGGVDNE; this is translated from the coding sequence ATGAAGGTGGATAAAGAGAGTAAGCTTTACACGGTAATCTTCAGCTTCGCTGTGACCTTCATCTTCGTTTTTGTGCTGGCTTTGCTCAACACTCTGACAGCTTCCATGGTTCAAAAGAACCAAGAGTTTTTCAAAATCCGCGCGGTGCTGAACGCGCTCGGAATACCGTACAATTCTTACGACGACGCGAAAGACAAATTCCAGCGGTTGGAAAAACTTAAATGGAACGGTTCGGAGATATTCGTGCACACGGACGATGGAAAAAAGGTTTACGCGATCATATTCCATGGAAGCGGCTTGTGGGGACCCATAGACGGTGTTTTGGCTGTGGCGGAGGATCTCGAGACCATTGTAGGGCTTGATTTCATCTCGCAAAACGAGACCCCTGGTTTGGGTGGGAGAATCGAGGAGAAGTGGTTTAAGGATCAGTTCAAAGGTGAGAGAGCTCCTCAAAAACTCGAAATTTCCGTTTCGAAGACGGTTGATGACAAGGGTGATGGAAAGGTCGATGCTATCAGCGGGGCAACACTGACATCGAAGGCTCTTGAGAAAATTTTAAACGCTGCACTTGAAACGCTCAGAACGTCCCTCAACGGGGGTGTTGACAATGAGTGA
- a CDS encoding NADH:ubiquinone reductase (Na(+)-transporting) subunit D, giving the protein MSEFEKILRKNLWSENQVIVQILGICSTLAVTNRMVNTLIMTLGVSLVTGFSSLTISAMRSLIPRKVRMITQVLVIAFYVIIVDIILRAYVPEVSKALGPYVGLIITNCIIMGRAEAFAQGNLPLLSFWDGFTAGLGYMWVLMVLAFIRELLGFGTIFGVRVLPTSFIPWTIMVMPPSAFFVLAVLIWVIRGAIVKSEIKATGGEKK; this is encoded by the coding sequence ATGAGTGAGTTCGAGAAGATTCTCAGGAAAAACCTGTGGTCGGAGAACCAGGTTATCGTTCAGATCCTTGGGATATGCTCAACGCTGGCTGTTACAAACCGGATGGTAAATACATTGATAATGACACTCGGTGTATCCTTGGTCACTGGTTTCTCGAGTCTGACGATCTCGGCAATGAGATCATTGATTCCTAGAAAGGTCAGGATGATTACGCAGGTATTGGTCATAGCATTCTACGTGATTATCGTCGATATCATCCTTCGAGCTTACGTTCCGGAAGTTAGTAAGGCGCTGGGACCGTACGTGGGCCTTATCATCACCAACTGCATCATCATGGGCCGGGCCGAGGCGTTTGCACAGGGTAATCTCCCATTACTCTCCTTCTGGGATGGATTTACCGCGGGACTTGGTTACATGTGGGTACTTATGGTCTTGGCGTTCATCAGGGAGTTGTTGGGCTTCGGGACAATTTTTGGCGTGAGAGTGCTGCCAACCTCGTTCATTCCGTGGACAATCATGGTGATGCCACCGAGTGCGTTCTTTGTCCTTGCAGTGTTGATCTGGGTGATACGTGGAGCCATTGTCAAGAGTGAGATCAAGGCTACAGGTGGTGAGAAGAAATGA
- a CDS encoding electron transport complex protein RnfA — translation MMPEINPFLLFFASIFTSNILLTNFLGMCSFISISRDLSSSNGLGMAVTMVMTVTTALNWIVEKYILTPFGLGYLRYIVYIIVIAAVVQMLEMIIDRVSPNLYMVLGIFLPLITVNCAILGVALFMQLRNYSFVQSVFFGLGSGLGWWLAIVLLAAIRKRVDNAPVPAPLRGIGITLITIGIMAMAFMGFAGMIKVQ, via the coding sequence ATGATGCCGGAAATTAATCCATTCTTACTCTTCTTCGCTTCTATATTTACAAGCAACATCTTGCTTACAAACTTCCTGGGCATGTGCTCTTTCATTTCGATCTCAAGGGACCTGAGTTCATCTAACGGTCTGGGTATGGCCGTAACGATGGTAATGACTGTTACAACCGCTCTAAACTGGATCGTGGAAAAGTACATTCTAACACCTTTCGGACTTGGATATCTCAGGTACATCGTCTACATCATTGTTATCGCGGCTGTGGTTCAGATGCTCGAAATGATAATCGATCGCGTCTCACCAAATCTGTACATGGTACTGGGAATCTTCCTTCCGCTCATAACGGTCAACTGCGCGATACTGGGTGTGGCGTTGTTCATGCAACTTAGGAACTACAGTTTCGTTCAATCCGTGTTCTTTGGTCTTGGGAGTGGGCTTGGTTGGTGGCTTGCAATCGTGCTACTTGCGGCTATAAGGAAACGTGTGGACAACGCACCGGTACCGGCACCTCTAAGAGGCATAGGTATCACACTTATCACCATCGGTATCATGGCGATGGCTTTCATGGGGTTTGCCGGGATGATCAAGGTCCAATAG
- a CDS encoding NADH:ubiquinone reductase (Na(+)-transporting) subunit F, giving the protein MSVIVAPLIVAGITTALAIVITIVDAIVNNYGEVEIDINNGKRVLKVKGGAPLLTTLSSEGIFVPSACGGRGSCGACKVRVLSDVGSYLPTEIPYMSKEEIAKNIRLSCQIKVKKPIKIELPEELFNIRKFKGIVESLKDVTYDIKEVRIRLVEPPEINFKAGQYAQLVIPPYENIKEPTQRAYSISSPPSDKNHVEFLIRLVPGGIATTYVHKYMKEGDVVELVGPFGDFYMRDTDADMIMVAGGSGMAPIKSILLDMYERGITHRRVWYFFGARSGRDLYYVELFRELEQKWPNFKFIPALSEPRPEDNWTGEVGLITVVLERYLENVIPKEGPKEGYLCGSPGMINACVQVFEKFGIKDVYYDKFA; this is encoded by the coding sequence ATGAGTGTGATCGTTGCACCGCTGATCGTTGCTGGAATAACCACCGCGTTGGCTATCGTGATAACGATCGTCGATGCGATCGTCAACAACTACGGTGAGGTCGAGATCGATATTAACAACGGAAAGAGAGTTCTCAAAGTAAAAGGAGGAGCCCCCCTACTGACAACACTGTCCTCCGAGGGTATATTCGTTCCATCTGCCTGTGGTGGAAGGGGAAGTTGTGGAGCGTGCAAGGTGAGAGTTCTCTCGGACGTGGGGTCGTACCTTCCAACGGAGATCCCGTACATGAGCAAAGAAGAGATAGCAAAGAACATTAGGTTGTCGTGTCAAATAAAGGTTAAGAAGCCTATCAAAATTGAACTGCCCGAGGAACTCTTCAATATCAGAAAGTTCAAGGGTATAGTTGAGAGTCTTAAGGACGTTACGTATGACATAAAGGAAGTTAGAATTAGGCTCGTGGAACCTCCTGAAATAAACTTTAAGGCCGGTCAATACGCTCAACTTGTCATACCACCCTACGAAAACATCAAAGAACCAACGCAAAGGGCCTACTCCATATCATCACCACCGAGCGATAAAAACCACGTCGAATTCCTGATAAGGCTCGTACCCGGCGGTATTGCAACCACCTACGTGCACAAGTACATGAAAGAGGGCGATGTTGTCGAACTCGTCGGACCGTTTGGTGATTTCTACATGCGCGATACGGATGCTGATATGATCATGGTTGCCGGTGGTAGTGGAATGGCACCGATAAAATCGATACTCTTGGACATGTACGAACGCGGAATCACACACAGAAGAGTCTGGTACTTCTTCGGTGCCCGCAGTGGAAGGGACCTATACTACGTGGAACTTTTCAGGGAACTTGAGCAAAAGTGGCCCAACTTCAAGTTTATTCCCGCACTTTCCGAACCGCGTCCGGAGGACAACTGGACTGGAGAAGTTGGATTGATAACAGTTGTGCTCGAACGTTACTTGGAAAACGTCATACCAAAAGAGGGCCCAAAAGAAGGTTACCTTTGCGGAAGTCCCGGAATGATAAACGCATGCGTTCAGGTTTTCGAAAAGTTCGGAATAAAGGATGTTTACTACGATAAATTCGCTTAA
- a CDS encoding metal-dependent hydrolase, with product MKLTFLGHAVVLIEGIDSKYNVIIDPFITGNPAFPEGFELPKIDYVLVTHGHGDHLGDTLSICQKHGSTVISNFELCNFLQLKGCKVHPMHVGGVYYFEFGKVKLTPAIHGSGIHDGDKVLYGGNPCGFLIKAEGKTIYHAGDTGLTKEMELLKDVDVAFLPIGGNFVMDADDAVEAVKMIKPKMVVPIHYNTWDIIKADVEHFKSEVEKLGVECKVLKPGESIVL from the coding sequence ATGAAACTGACCTTTCTTGGTCACGCGGTTGTGCTCATCGAGGGTATCGATAGTAAGTACAACGTCATCATTGATCCGTTCATAACTGGAAACCCGGCTTTTCCTGAGGGCTTTGAGCTACCGAAGATCGACTACGTACTTGTAACGCACGGCCACGGTGACCATTTGGGCGATACACTTTCGATTTGCCAGAAACACGGAAGCACCGTTATCTCGAACTTCGAACTGTGTAACTTCCTCCAGCTGAAAGGTTGCAAGGTCCATCCCATGCACGTTGGTGGTGTCTACTACTTTGAATTCGGAAAAGTAAAACTGACCCCGGCTATTCACGGTTCCGGTATCCACGACGGTGACAAGGTACTTTACGGTGGTAACCCTTGCGGGTTCTTGATAAAAGCCGAAGGTAAGACGATTTACCATGCGGGCGACACGGGACTTACCAAAGAGATGGAACTTCTCAAGGATGTCGACGTTGCGTTCCTTCCCATAGGTGGTAACTTCGTTATGGATGCTGACGATGCAGTTGAAGCGGTGAAGATGATTAAGCCAAAGATGGTCGTACCTATTCACTACAACACTTGGGACATCATCAAGGCCGATGTTGAACACTTCAAATCGGAAGTTGAAAAGCTCGGAGTTGAATGCAAAGTTTTGAAACCTGGCGAGTCGATAGTTCTTTAA
- the thiI gene encoding tRNA uracil 4-sulfurtransferase ThiI codes for MELSGRIEPVFILRYAEIGLKGKNREFFEKKLIENVLSIVRPAAVNKRYGRIVVRVGRNDPNELESRLRYVFGIQNYSYGWSVPHDYELLKQLALEIAREKVSQGFKTFKVSAKRGYKEFPKNSLEINREVGAFVLEHFPQLTVDVHNPEFQIGIDVREKEILVFTEKHALYGGLPVGVSGKALLLLSGGIDSPVAGWYAMKRGLEIQTITFLSPPMTTEKSVQKILDLGKVLARYVPGTLKMWIIPFTPVQMYIKENAPDEYSLILQRRSMMRIATMLARRNKLKAIITGETLGQVASQTLSNMAAIEDASGLIILRPLVGFDKLETTKVAKEIGTFEISILPYIDSCVAFAPKHPATSCNINTIREIEKRLEKLPDLEYEVFKKRELFKITSGPMAQESQF; via the coding sequence ATGGAGCTGAGCGGGAGGATCGAACCGGTCTTCATATTGAGGTACGCGGAAATAGGTTTGAAAGGCAAGAACAGGGAATTTTTCGAAAAAAAGCTCATCGAGAACGTTCTTTCGATAGTTAGACCCGCTGCAGTGAACAAGAGGTACGGTAGGATAGTTGTCAGGGTTGGGAGGAATGATCCCAACGAACTCGAGAGTAGACTCAGGTACGTGTTCGGAATCCAGAACTACAGTTATGGCTGGTCAGTTCCACACGATTACGAACTCCTAAAACAACTTGCTTTGGAGATAGCACGCGAGAAAGTTTCCCAAGGTTTCAAAACATTCAAAGTTTCCGCCAAACGCGGCTACAAGGAATTCCCTAAAAACAGTTTGGAAATCAACCGCGAAGTCGGTGCGTTCGTCCTCGAACACTTCCCGCAACTTACCGTCGATGTCCATAACCCGGAGTTTCAGATAGGTATCGACGTGAGGGAAAAGGAAATCCTTGTCTTCACCGAAAAACACGCGCTATATGGTGGCTTACCGGTTGGAGTTTCCGGTAAGGCCCTCTTGTTATTGAGCGGTGGTATAGACAGCCCCGTTGCTGGTTGGTATGCGATGAAGCGTGGATTAGAGATTCAAACGATAACGTTCCTCAGTCCGCCAATGACAACGGAGAAGTCGGTTCAGAAAATTCTGGACCTTGGAAAGGTGCTGGCCCGTTACGTGCCTGGGACACTGAAAATGTGGATAATACCATTTACCCCGGTGCAGATGTACATAAAGGAAAACGCACCAGATGAGTATTCATTGATTCTCCAGAGAAGATCAATGATGAGAATCGCAACCATGCTTGCCCGCAGGAACAAGTTGAAAGCGATCATCACCGGGGAAACCTTGGGGCAAGTTGCAAGCCAAACCTTGAGTAACATGGCCGCAATAGAGGATGCAAGTGGTCTTATCATATTGAGGCCTCTGGTGGGCTTTGACAAACTCGAGACTACGAAAGTAGCTAAAGAGATAGGCACGTTCGAAATTTCCATACTTCCGTACATCGACAGTTGCGTTGCTTTTGCCCCGAAACATCCGGCAACATCTTGTAACATCAACACGATTAGAGAAATAGAAAAACGATTAGAGAAGTTGCCTGATTTAGAATACGAGGTCTTTAAAAAGCGTGAACTCTTCAAAATTACATCCGGACCAATGGCTCAGGAAAGTCAGTTTTGA
- a CDS encoding RnfABCDGE type electron transport complex subunit B, with translation MVILYSTLLLGFLGFAFGMFLSYVSERFKVEEDPTVKLILEVLPGINCGACGYPGCEGYAKAVAKGDKPDKCLPGKKSGVEERIKEILTNSKKSA, from the coding sequence ATGGTGATACTCTACTCCACACTACTTCTCGGTTTCCTCGGTTTTGCGTTCGGTATGTTCCTTTCGTACGTTAGCGAACGATTTAAGGTGGAAGAAGATCCAACGGTCAAGCTCATCTTGGAAGTCCTGCCCGGTATCAATTGCGGTGCTTGTGGATATCCTGGATGCGAAGGTTATGCCAAAGCGGTGGCTAAGGGAGATAAACCCGACAAGTGTTTGCCTGGAAAGAAATCGGGAGTTGAGGAGCGAATAAAGGAAATCCTCACCAACTCCAAGAAGTCTGCTTGA